One genomic window of Corynebacterium pseudotuberculosis includes the following:
- a CDS encoding FecCD family ABC transporter permease, which translates to MVACVFVCVLIVASLSAWKLLQVEAPKEAPWLYQEIWLGTRDRLLGAILIGAALGTAGVLLRTATSNPLADPHITGVNAGAAFGAVASSFITGSSTGVYLLPGALIGASVASGITLVFSLRGKNPDLSGANAIQKMVLLGIAVSAVFSAMTSIFLVLDEAQLTTVLAWLNGRLGGVRLPELIPVIIAVAVLLPILFAAGRALDALSTGESVSKAIGANPALVRKWVVISAVILTATCVSAAGPIGFLGLLSAVIAQRLCGRTHRFVLISAAFVGSTVLLVADTIGQQLWAPAETPVGILTAVAGVPLLLWGIRHTGSTRRPR; encoded by the coding sequence TTGGTTGCATGCGTGTTTGTCTGCGTTCTTATCGTCGCATCGCTATCTGCATGGAAATTGCTGCAGGTTGAGGCGCCAAAAGAAGCGCCGTGGTTATATCAAGAGATTTGGTTGGGAACGCGTGATCGCTTATTGGGGGCAATCCTTATCGGTGCTGCGCTAGGGACTGCCGGGGTATTACTACGAACTGCCACATCGAATCCTCTCGCTGATCCGCACATTACGGGAGTCAACGCAGGTGCAGCCTTCGGCGCAGTGGCATCAAGCTTTATAACTGGTTCATCTACCGGTGTGTACTTGCTTCCGGGAGCTCTTATCGGGGCATCAGTGGCATCTGGAATTACCCTGGTCTTTAGCTTGCGTGGAAAAAATCCAGATTTGTCGGGAGCAAACGCAATCCAAAAAATGGTTTTATTAGGGATTGCCGTTTCTGCAGTTTTTAGTGCGATGACCTCAATTTTCTTAGTTTTGGATGAAGCCCAACTGACCACGGTTCTGGCATGGCTCAATGGCCGCCTTGGCGGCGTTCGGTTGCCCGAGCTTATACCTGTGATTATTGCTGTTGCTGTTCTATTACCAATTTTGTTTGCGGCTGGAAGAGCCCTCGACGCGTTGAGCACCGGTGAATCTGTTAGTAAAGCGATCGGCGCAAACCCAGCTTTGGTAAGAAAATGGGTCGTGATTTCCGCCGTAATCCTTACTGCTACATGTGTGTCAGCAGCCGGGCCGATTGGCTTTTTGGGCCTCTTATCCGCAGTAATCGCTCAACGATTATGCGGGAGAACGCACCGATTTGTCCTCATCTCTGCGGCGTTTGTGGGATCAACGGTGCTGCTGGTTGCGGATACTATAGGACAGCAATTGTGGGCGCCAGCAGAGACCCCAGTGGGTATCCTCACAGCCGTCGCGGGCGTGCCTCTGTTGTTATGGGGTATTCGGCATACGGGATCTACAAGAAGGCCAAGGTAG
- a CDS encoding ABC transporter ATP-binding protein, giving the protein MFDRKNDNACVSSEPQLACRGVSAGYGGDLIIKDISVTIPAGKITALIGPNGCGKSTLLKLLGNQLKGEHGQVTLGERDLDTFSARDFARQVSFLPQQPVVPEGMTVRELIAFGRYPYTGAFASLSDSDQRAIDEASRLTSVDTFLGQSAMELSGGQKQRMWIAMTLAQETSIMLLDEPTTFLDPAHQLAILELVKSLNEKGRTIVMVVHDMAHAAKFSDHVVVMKNGKILEQGPTETTLNPTLIKKAFSISTLMVTDPETGRKLPIAYGIHK; this is encoded by the coding sequence ATGTTTGACCGAAAAAATGATAACGCATGTGTATCTAGTGAACCCCAGCTCGCTTGTAGGGGTGTTTCCGCGGGATATGGCGGAGATCTGATAATAAAAGATATCTCGGTGACTATTCCCGCTGGGAAAATTACTGCGTTGATTGGTCCGAATGGCTGTGGCAAATCAACTTTGCTCAAACTATTAGGGAATCAATTAAAAGGTGAGCACGGGCAAGTTACATTAGGCGAGCGCGATCTTGACACCTTTTCTGCTCGTGATTTTGCCCGTCAGGTTTCTTTTTTACCTCAGCAACCGGTTGTTCCTGAAGGCATGACAGTGCGGGAGCTTATCGCTTTTGGCCGTTATCCGTACACGGGTGCCTTTGCTTCTTTAAGCGATTCAGATCAGCGAGCTATCGACGAGGCCTCAAGGCTCACTAGCGTTGATACCTTCTTAGGGCAATCTGCGATGGAATTGTCCGGCGGCCAAAAACAACGCATGTGGATCGCGATGACTCTAGCGCAGGAGACCTCTATTATGCTGCTGGATGAGCCAACCACGTTTTTAGATCCTGCACATCAATTAGCTATTTTGGAATTAGTCAAGTCCCTGAATGAGAAGGGAAGGACTATCGTGATGGTAGTCCATGATATGGCACATGCTGCTAAGTTCTCTGATCATGTTGTGGTGATGAAGAACGGAAAAATTCTTGAACAGGGGCCAACAGAAACCACTTTGAACCCAACACTGATTAAGAAAGCTTTTAGTATTTCCACGCTTATGGTGACAGATCCAGAAACTGGGAGAAAGCTTCCCATTGCTTATGGAATTCACAAGTAA
- a CDS encoding FecCD family ABC transporter permease, translated as MKRNKELLLKNSAEASQYSNKKFATVVGICIALLAFACIIGMAIGAVQKPLIDVITGVIAGEDLYWRYRMPRVVVGMLAGIGMSISGCLLQVGLRNPLAAPDTLGITAGGGLLAVLALLGFGTLPAAFLTPIAFLGSLLGAVLVFVAAGKSIIDPARLALTGVAVSVGLAAVTQLLLVRAAPEAGAAMTWLKGSLYARTVSDAMTVAPIIAASFIVVMVYARHFNTLTLDDSTMKSIGARVRFLRLGTMGIAVLCGAASVAAAGVLGFVGLIVPHAAKLLVGQSLTKQVPVAALAGAAIVVGADAVGRWAFAPTEIPVGALIAIAGAPYFIYLVLNVTRVQGT; from the coding sequence ATGAAAAGAAATAAAGAATTACTCTTGAAAAACTCGGCTGAAGCCTCACAGTACTCGAACAAAAAGTTCGCCACTGTTGTAGGTATTTGTATTGCTTTATTGGCCTTTGCCTGCATTATCGGAATGGCGATTGGAGCAGTACAAAAACCACTTATTGATGTTATAACGGGTGTTATAGCCGGAGAAGATCTTTATTGGCGATACCGCATGCCACGTGTTGTCGTAGGGATGCTAGCTGGGATTGGCATGTCTATATCGGGATGCTTGCTTCAGGTGGGATTGCGTAATCCCCTTGCCGCTCCTGATACTTTAGGTATTACTGCTGGCGGAGGTTTGCTCGCCGTTCTAGCTCTTTTGGGGTTTGGCACGCTTCCAGCAGCTTTTTTGACTCCCATTGCCTTTCTTGGTTCTTTGCTTGGAGCCGTTCTTGTCTTTGTCGCCGCAGGTAAATCTATTATTGATCCAGCTCGCTTAGCCTTGACTGGAGTTGCGGTTTCTGTGGGGCTCGCTGCCGTAACACAACTGCTTCTTGTCAGAGCTGCGCCTGAAGCGGGGGCTGCGATGACTTGGCTGAAAGGCTCTCTATATGCGCGTACGGTGAGCGACGCTATGACTGTGGCTCCGATTATTGCCGCTAGTTTTATCGTTGTCATGGTATATGCCCGCCATTTCAATACCTTGACGCTGGATGACTCGACAATGAAAAGCATTGGTGCGCGTGTGCGATTTTTACGCTTGGGGACTATGGGTATTGCGGTACTTTGCGGTGCTGCATCGGTTGCTGCTGCCGGGGTCCTCGGTTTTGTAGGGCTCATTGTGCCGCATGCCGCAAAGCTACTTGTGGGGCAGTCTTTAACCAAGCAGGTACCGGTTGCAGCGTTGGCAGGAGCCGCTATCGTCGTGGGCGCCGACGCCGTGGGGAGGTGGGCCTTTGCCCCGACAGAAATACCTGTGGGAGCGCTTATTGCAATTGCCGGAGCACCATATTTTATTTATCTGGTTCTCAACGTAACCAGAGTTCAGGGGACATAA
- a CDS encoding IucA/IucC family protein translates to MMDENFKKISKFKDISLFYRSSEVDIHQRLIAALQQEKLLCDEAILEERVIKSWQNDSPAELLRKLAETGALAVDATNLDRTCEEIADGVMGLARARAGISSRWKEKREELSAETRSSLDQTPFSTLVAAMLQRCSVANSSALLARCEQLVCDGHPSHPAAKTSLGLGESWPGVLPEQVESYELRFVAVPQEFVVAKGADMREELANLLPKFSQILEKELLKEGREEQAVIPVHPYQWYSVIRKEFSQEISDGVIQLLHATIPAEPLMSVRTVRVSDGIGTAHIKLALEVQLTGAVRGISESAVKAPLISSVLDSIMSLDSGFVPRTSDDEPGFNLVRDKASIRWAANVGIRAHCLGAILREDPAQNMRSGDVALPAATLMAQNPLTGNCVFKDLLKELSHSSCLETPELIEEWFSALGRLLFVPASALLARWGIALEPHPQNVVLVLRNGMPHKVFVRDLGGCRLWAKGPLLEHSVGQNIINEIAGTALSEDDAVRLVDKTFYPLVTNLYRNLLNCLFLEKHQVEDISTKLAHLLAGEYWRSRAAKFGSESPMQTSMEEHLLLVYGRLLGSKLPVKRILGMRLSGAVTEQEYVFDQNPLELKAFLSQKHLYGKIERSIDWAESCVHNRVNAAAKDEGLSESDLAVLSKDIRNATENLSLVRTQVEQRISKNSRSLWTLIQYLPPHEAMVTADSIGISGHNVHPLAKLRRGFSTEESVSYGPESYSTVDLRLLAVRRDLLETSTATGFHDFFTRHFAAHIDAAAKELCRLGHDAQKFEIIPVHPWQWQHVISEIYAQEINDGAVVIIPHVTLAVRPTISLRTAIPHAPSELGQRPFIKCAVDVVLTSTRRSISQNSALGTPRVAKLVKQAVAYVQENMGASPRVKVIPELSGVTLARGMRNSDEAARRGLSVLLRDDAANYLEDGEIAISACALRGHEGILASPLQELGLDFLRRYTFDLMSTVLSLMSFRGIALEQHLQNTMVRIAFVNGKPVYRGLLLRDFSGLRAYLPRLNQWCEQNPFEPKAITLTEDYEEFINKGFYASVFGNLDGIVAEIASFHGADIDELWKIVCVEIERFIDGLPCPLPEDDAQWLRREAIRRKGFLSMGMDNTGKDIYIDVANPLQCIKR, encoded by the coding sequence ATGATGGATGAAAATTTTAAAAAAATTAGTAAATTTAAAGATATATCTTTGTTTTATCGATCTTCCGAAGTTGATATTCATCAGAGATTAATTGCTGCGCTTCAACAGGAAAAATTGCTGTGTGATGAGGCGATCTTGGAGGAGCGAGTTATAAAATCTTGGCAGAATGATTCTCCTGCTGAGTTACTCCGTAAGCTGGCAGAAACAGGAGCTCTTGCCGTAGACGCAACCAACCTTGATCGGACATGCGAAGAAATCGCAGACGGAGTAATGGGACTTGCGCGGGCTAGAGCTGGTATTTCTTCTCGGTGGAAAGAAAAACGAGAAGAACTTTCTGCTGAAACACGTAGCAGTCTGGATCAAACTCCCTTTTCTACCCTCGTTGCGGCGATGCTGCAACGATGCTCCGTGGCTAATTCATCTGCATTATTAGCTAGATGTGAACAATTAGTATGTGATGGGCACCCTTCGCATCCTGCTGCAAAGACTTCCTTGGGACTCGGTGAATCCTGGCCAGGAGTTCTTCCAGAGCAAGTTGAGTCGTATGAATTACGGTTTGTTGCAGTACCTCAGGAATTTGTTGTAGCCAAAGGTGCAGATATGCGGGAGGAACTGGCTAATTTACTTCCAAAATTCTCTCAAATATTGGAAAAGGAACTGTTAAAAGAGGGGCGGGAAGAGCAAGCAGTCATTCCTGTTCACCCATATCAGTGGTACTCGGTAATTAGAAAAGAGTTTTCTCAAGAAATTTCAGATGGGGTAATACAGCTGCTTCATGCCACTATCCCAGCCGAACCGCTTATGTCTGTTCGGACTGTACGGGTGAGCGACGGGATAGGTACAGCTCATATTAAACTTGCATTGGAAGTGCAGCTTACAGGAGCCGTTCGTGGCATTTCTGAAAGCGCAGTAAAAGCACCTTTGATTTCTTCTGTGCTTGATTCAATTATGTCGCTGGATTCGGGCTTTGTTCCCCGCACATCAGACGATGAGCCTGGGTTTAACCTTGTTCGAGATAAAGCTTCGATTAGGTGGGCTGCAAACGTAGGAATCCGGGCACATTGCTTAGGCGCGATACTTCGAGAAGACCCTGCACAGAATATGCGTTCTGGCGATGTGGCTTTGCCTGCGGCAACGCTGATGGCACAAAACCCACTCACCGGAAACTGTGTTTTTAAAGATCTACTTAAAGAGTTATCTCACAGCTCGTGTCTAGAGACTCCAGAGCTTATAGAGGAATGGTTTAGTGCTCTAGGACGACTGCTTTTTGTGCCGGCATCCGCTTTATTAGCACGCTGGGGAATCGCGCTTGAGCCACACCCGCAAAATGTTGTCTTGGTATTACGTAATGGCATGCCACACAAGGTATTTGTACGAGATTTGGGAGGCTGTCGGCTGTGGGCCAAGGGGCCGTTGTTAGAACACAGCGTAGGACAGAACATTATTAATGAGATCGCTGGTACCGCGCTGAGCGAAGACGATGCGGTACGGCTTGTAGATAAAACGTTTTATCCGCTGGTTACTAATCTGTATCGGAATCTCTTAAACTGTCTTTTTTTGGAAAAGCATCAGGTAGAAGACATATCTACTAAACTTGCACATTTGCTCGCGGGTGAATATTGGCGCAGCCGTGCAGCTAAATTTGGCTCAGAATCGCCCATGCAGACATCCATGGAGGAGCATTTATTGCTTGTCTATGGCCGCCTTTTAGGCAGTAAATTGCCTGTTAAACGAATACTCGGAATGCGTCTTTCCGGTGCTGTGACAGAGCAAGAATACGTGTTTGATCAAAATCCACTAGAGCTTAAAGCCTTTTTAAGTCAAAAACATTTATACGGAAAAATTGAACGGAGCATAGATTGGGCTGAATCGTGTGTGCACAATAGAGTGAACGCTGCGGCTAAAGATGAAGGTCTTTCTGAGTCTGATCTAGCAGTCTTATCAAAAGACATAAGAAATGCCACAGAAAATCTCTCCCTTGTCCGGACGCAAGTGGAGCAACGCATAAGCAAGAATAGCCGGAGTCTATGGACTTTGATCCAGTATCTGCCGCCTCATGAAGCCATGGTCACTGCCGACTCGATAGGCATCAGCGGACACAACGTGCATCCATTGGCAAAACTTCGGCGAGGTTTCTCCACAGAGGAGTCCGTGTCCTATGGGCCCGAGTCTTATTCCACCGTAGATTTACGGTTGTTAGCGGTGCGACGTGATCTGCTGGAAACCTCCACGGCAACGGGGTTTCATGATTTTTTCACCCGTCATTTTGCAGCCCATATCGATGCTGCGGCTAAGGAACTTTGCCGACTGGGGCATGATGCACAAAAATTTGAGATAATTCCAGTTCACCCGTGGCAATGGCAACACGTGATTTCAGAAATTTATGCACAGGAAATTAACGATGGGGCAGTAGTGATTATTCCTCATGTGACGCTGGCCGTGCGGCCCACGATTTCTTTGCGCACGGCCATTCCGCATGCGCCATCTGAATTAGGACAAAGACCTTTTATCAAATGTGCAGTTGACGTTGTACTTACATCGACCCGACGTTCTATTTCTCAAAATAGTGCGTTGGGCACACCACGTGTTGCCAAACTCGTGAAACAGGCGGTTGCATATGTGCAGGAAAACATGGGCGCTTCTCCACGCGTAAAGGTTATTCCAGAGCTATCGGGCGTGACGTTGGCCAGAGGCATGAGGAACTCAGATGAAGCTGCTAGACGGGGTTTGTCTGTTTTGCTTCGCGACGACGCCGCGAATTATTTAGAAGACGGAGAAATAGCGATAAGCGCTTGTGCATTACGTGGGCACGAGGGAATTCTAGCGAGTCCGTTGCAAGAACTCGGCCTGGATTTTCTGCGTAGATACACCTTTGATCTTATGAGCACAGTCCTGAGCCTCATGAGCTTCCGCGGAATTGCTTTAGAGCAGCATTTACAAAACACGATGGTTCGTATCGCTTTTGTAAACGGAAAACCTGTTTATCGAGGTCTTCTATTAAGAGATTTTTCTGGATTGCGTGCGTACTTACCAAGGCTTAATCAATGGTGCGAGCAAAACCCATTTGAGCCCAAAGCAATAACCCTGACAGAGGATTATGAAGAATTCATTAATAAGGGATTCTACGCCTCTGTTTTTGGGAACCTCGACGGCATTGTTGCTGAGATTGCCAGCTTCCACGGAGCCGATATCGACGAGCTATGGAAGATCGTGTGCGTGGAGATCGAGCGTTTCATCGATGGCCTACCATGTCCGCTTCCAGAGGATGATGCCCAATGGTTGCGTCGAGAAGCTATTAGACGCAAAGGGTTTCTATCCATGGGGATGGATAACACAGGAAAGGATATATACATTGACGTAGCAAACCCACTGCAATGCATAAAACGTTGA
- a CDS encoding MFS transporter: MHKTLMYKVDKPSGIRLLIGQALLSRIASSAELVALNWWIFHTTGSSTLVALVTFARLFPLILAAPKLGSMSDRKDPTRLLAFVLFTGSASTLAVAGLVLAAAHTSFLSPEKTVWLVCGVVAIRAFITSAEPAIRNVVLTRLSKDIMFMSNMSSLSLVLTLSLAIGPALSGFLMVIGGVSFAISMSAALYSIAAIIAVRISVQERKRKGKFSASEKEVAMCEEPGQQKNKKTFAIIQAEIRKQPALGAQLILAAGPMLFVFPYTAMLPVIAHSAFEENAEHGVALMAGSAGIGAALGALAIKRWVKKPAAMIAFYSAFLLVIPLVGLATSLSTGNIAWVNLLLLGGIGLIGQLYRTTNRVATLVLAPEVHRGLFSGISQTDRALIPCGAFFLGVIADYTSASVMIVCMIVGNILLVLPALALVLRSRGRKSVGV; this comes from the coding sequence ATGCATAAAACGTTGATGTATAAAGTGGATAAGCCGAGCGGCATTCGTCTACTCATAGGACAAGCGCTACTTTCTCGAATCGCAAGCTCGGCTGAACTCGTAGCGCTCAACTGGTGGATTTTTCATACCACAGGATCATCTACTCTGGTTGCCCTTGTAACCTTTGCCAGGCTTTTCCCATTGATTTTGGCTGCCCCCAAGTTGGGATCTATGTCTGATAGAAAAGATCCCACCCGGCTGCTTGCTTTTGTGCTTTTTACTGGCAGCGCATCCACACTGGCAGTAGCCGGGTTGGTTTTGGCGGCGGCTCATACTTCATTTCTGAGCCCCGAAAAAACAGTATGGCTTGTGTGCGGTGTTGTGGCTATTCGTGCTTTTATAACTTCTGCCGAGCCAGCGATTAGAAACGTAGTCTTAACCAGGCTGAGTAAAGACATAATGTTTATGTCGAATATGTCATCTTTATCATTGGTCTTAACCCTTTCGCTTGCAATCGGGCCAGCGCTTTCAGGTTTTTTGATGGTGATCGGTGGGGTTTCTTTTGCAATTTCTATGAGTGCAGCGCTGTATAGCATCGCTGCCATCATTGCTGTGAGAATATCCGTCCAAGAAAGAAAGCGGAAAGGTAAATTTAGCGCTTCCGAAAAAGAAGTAGCTATGTGTGAAGAACCTGGACAACAAAAAAATAAAAAGACTTTTGCAATTATTCAAGCAGAAATACGTAAGCAACCTGCTCTCGGTGCGCAACTAATTTTGGCGGCAGGTCCAATGCTTTTTGTATTTCCTTATACTGCGATGCTCCCTGTTATAGCGCATTCGGCTTTCGAAGAGAATGCGGAACACGGCGTGGCACTTATGGCAGGATCCGCCGGCATCGGCGCGGCCTTGGGAGCGTTAGCGATAAAAAGATGGGTGAAAAAGCCCGCGGCGATGATAGCGTTTTATAGTGCTTTTCTCCTGGTAATCCCGCTTGTCGGACTTGCCACATCGCTTTCTACCGGAAACATCGCTTGGGTAAATCTTTTACTTCTTGGGGGTATTGGGCTTATTGGGCAGCTGTATCGTACGACTAATCGAGTCGCAACATTGGTATTAGCTCCAGAAGTGCACCGAGGACTTTTTAGTGGAATTTCTCAAACAGACCGCGCGCTCATTCCATGTGGGGCATTTTTCTTGGGAGTGATCGCAGATTATACGAGCGCAAGCGTGATGATCGTCTGCATGATCGTCGGCAATATTTTGCTTGTTTTGCCAGCCCTCGCACTAGTTCTGAGAAGCAGGGGAAGGAAGAGCGTTGGGGTATGA
- a CDS encoding ABC transporter substrate-binding protein, translating into MQSKPNFLSMPWRNVLFAGFIAMMAIVALILGGCSTTNSTNSAGEGSKEAQQASAKRVVALDWRYEEILYALGVQPVGIVEIGKSKEPQTLKGKLGDATSVGQAKQPNLEVIQSLEPDLILASPTRQAGIMEQLKNIAPTEAYQDTSYVDVLDSMDSIAKILGKEDKAAEVRSRIESKIGTAKNKVAPGTRTALIGWSKNTLYTWVKDSFPGSLLTAVGYDYGFDGQKSAIESKTDVAELTGDKLPGMKLDVMYLYNDIEGFRASPYAGVVHKIVNVEQDTWSRSRGPLAAEAMLDQIISS; encoded by the coding sequence ATGCAAAGCAAACCTAATTTTTTGAGTATGCCTTGGCGGAATGTTCTGTTCGCTGGATTCATAGCAATGATGGCTATTGTGGCCCTGATCTTGGGCGGATGCTCTACGACCAACAGCACGAATTCCGCAGGAGAAGGTTCTAAAGAAGCACAACAGGCTTCGGCAAAGCGGGTTGTTGCGTTGGACTGGCGGTACGAGGAAATCCTTTATGCTCTTGGGGTACAACCTGTGGGGATAGTGGAAATAGGTAAGTCAAAAGAACCCCAAACTCTTAAAGGAAAATTGGGTGACGCCACCTCTGTAGGCCAAGCTAAGCAGCCAAATCTAGAGGTGATCCAATCCCTCGAACCTGACCTTATTCTTGCTAGCCCTACACGCCAAGCAGGGATTATGGAGCAGCTAAAAAACATTGCCCCCACAGAGGCATATCAAGATACCAGTTATGTTGATGTCCTTGACTCAATGGATAGTATTGCGAAAATTCTAGGAAAAGAAGATAAAGCAGCGGAGGTGCGAAGCCGCATAGAATCTAAAATCGGAACGGCTAAAAACAAAGTAGCGCCCGGTACCCGGACTGCCTTGATCGGATGGTCCAAAAATACACTGTATACCTGGGTGAAAGATTCTTTCCCTGGGTCACTATTAACGGCCGTAGGATACGATTATGGTTTTGACGGGCAAAAATCAGCGATTGAGTCCAAGACAGACGTAGCAGAATTGACCGGTGACAAATTGCCTGGAATGAAGCTTGATGTCATGTATCTGTACAACGACATCGAGGGATTCCGCGCCAGCCCCTATGCCGGGGTTGTTCATAAGATCGTGAATGTTGAACAGGATACGTGGTCGCGGTCGCGAGGCCCACTGGCAGCAGAAGCAATGCTGGATCAGATTATTAGCTCTTAG